CAATCACGTCCAGGACGTCATCTACCGTGACGATACCCACCAGCACCCCGTCCTCGTCCACCACGGGCAGCACGGTGAAATCGTAGTCGGCCATCAGCCGGGCCACCTCTTCTTGGTCGGTGTCCGTGCGGGCGAAGACCACCTTGGGGTTCATGATCTCCGCCACCTTGGTCCGGGGGTCGGCCACGATGAGGTCCCGCAAGGAGAGCACCCCTTTAAGGCGCCCCGCCTCGTCCACCACATAGATGTAGTAAATGGTCTCCGCATCGGGGGCGGCCCGGCGCAGGAAGCGGATGACCTCATCCACGGTCATCCCCTCCCGCACCGCCACGTACTCGGGGGTCATGAGGCCGCCCGCCTCGTCCTCCTCGTACTGGGTGAGTTCTTCCACCTCGGCCCGGGTCTCGGGGTCCAGGGCTTCCTTTAGGCGGCGGAAGAGCTCGGGGTCCTCCTCCTCCACCGCCTGGAGGGCGTCGGCCAGGTCGTCTAGGGAAAGCTCTTCCAAAAGCTCCCGCACCCGCCAAGGGGGGAGGGTCTTCAGGTACTCCGCCTGTTCTTCTGGGGGAAGGTTGGAAAAGACCTCCGCGGCCCGATCTTTGGGGAGGAGGGTGAGGATCACGTAACGGTGCTCCCCCTCGAGGTCATCCCAAAGGGCCAGGAGGTCCTGGGGATGGATTTCCTCCAGGAGCCTTTGCAAGGTAAGGGTGTCGCCTTCTTGCAGGGCTTGGCGAAGGGGGGAAGGGGTCGTTTCCACAGGCGGCCTCCTTTCTCGCTGAAGGCCGCCCATGGCGGCCTTCAGGACCTAGGACTCGAGGGCAAAGCCCCTGTCATACCCTTTCTAGCCTAGGGGGTCAGACTTTCCCCGTCAACCGACCTCGCTAGAAGTGTGGGAAAAATTGAGGTTGACACGCTCAAGGGGTGTGCCCTATCCTAAGGCCCGGCCTGGTGGCCGGGAGGCGCATGTTTGCCAAGCTAGCGGGGAAACTGCAGGAAGCCATAGACCGCCTAAGGGGCCGGGGCCGCATCAGCGAGGAGGACCTGAAGGCCACCCTCAGGGAGATCCGTCGGGCCCTGATGGACGCGGACGTGAACCTGGAGGTGGCCAGGGCCTTTGTGGAGAGCGTGCGGGAAAAGGCCCTGGGCCAGAAGGTCCTGGAGAGCCTTACCCCGGCGGAGGTGGTCCTGGCCACGGTCTACGAGGCCCTAAAGGAGGCCTTGGGCGGCGAGCCCCGTTTCCCTACCCTGAGGGACCGTAACCTCTGGTTCCTGGTGGGTCTGCAGGGCTCGGGTAAGACCACCACCGCCGCCAAGCTGGCCCTCTTTTATAAGGGCAAGGGGCGCAGGCCCCTCCTGGTGGCCGCCGACACCCAGCGCCCCGCGGCCCGGGAGCAGCTTCGCATCCTGGGGGAGAGAATCGGGGTTCCGGTCCTGGAGGTCCAGGACGGGGAGGCGCCTGA
The window above is part of the Thermus albus genome. Proteins encoded here:
- the mgtE gene encoding magnesium transporter; translated protein: METTPSPLRQALQEGDTLTLQRLLEEIHPQDLLALWDDLEGEHRYVILTLLPKDRAAEVFSNLPPEEQAEYLKTLPPWRVRELLEELSLDDLADALQAVEEEDPELFRRLKEALDPETRAEVEELTQYEEDEAGGLMTPEYVAVREGMTVDEVIRFLRRAAPDAETIYYIYVVDEAGRLKGVLSLRDLIVADPRTKVAEIMNPKVVFARTDTDQEEVARLMADYDFTVLPVVDEDGVLVGIVTVDDVLDVIEKEATEDIHRLAAVDVPDLVYSQASPITLWLARVRWLVILILTGMVTSSILQGFESLLEAATALAFYVPVLLGTGGNTGNQSATLIIRALATRDLDLRDWRRVLFKESLVGSLLGLTLATLLLGKVFLDGHAPLAPAVGLALFLLVLFANLVGAMLPVVLRRLGVDPALVSNPLVATLSDISGLLIYLTVARLLLNLG